Proteins from a single region of Nocardiopsis dassonvillei subsp. dassonvillei DSM 43111:
- a CDS encoding DeoR/GlpR family DNA-binding transcription regulator, with amino-acid sequence MIPAQRRELLVRELRGTGVLSVKELCEILDVSHMTVRRDIMTLEEEGRVRSVPGGVELVSQVRSEPSYRDKSRVDVAEKRAMARAAAALVGEGQTVYLDAGTTLGHLVPSLWSVTGLTVITNDITTAASLTDHPDVTLFLIGGQIDRENRSSVGDIAAATIEEFNIDVAFVSTSSWDLSRGTTTPSRAKVAVKRAAMAAASTSVLVAGADKYGAFGTFKVAALTSFASVITDDRLSESSVRAIRELGVGLEVVTPQREADEEAEAPTA; translated from the coding sequence ATGATTCCGGCGCAACGGCGTGAGCTGCTCGTGCGGGAGTTGCGCGGTACGGGCGTGCTGAGCGTGAAGGAGCTGTGCGAGATCCTCGACGTATCGCACATGACGGTGCGCCGCGACATCATGACGCTGGAGGAGGAGGGGCGGGTCCGCTCGGTGCCCGGCGGCGTCGAACTGGTCTCGCAGGTGCGCTCGGAGCCCTCCTACCGCGACAAGTCGCGGGTGGACGTGGCCGAGAAGCGGGCGATGGCCCGCGCGGCGGCGGCCCTGGTCGGCGAGGGGCAGACCGTCTACCTGGACGCGGGCACGACGCTGGGGCACCTGGTGCCCTCCCTGTGGAGCGTCACCGGCCTCACCGTCATCACCAACGACATCACCACCGCCGCCTCCCTCACCGACCACCCCGACGTGACCCTGTTCCTCATCGGCGGGCAGATCGACCGCGAGAACCGCTCCTCGGTCGGCGACATCGCGGCCGCCACCATCGAGGAGTTCAACATCGACGTCGCCTTCGTCTCGACGAGTTCGTGGGACCTGAGCCGGGGCACCACCACGCCCTCGCGCGCGAAGGTCGCGGTCAAGCGCGCGGCCATGGCCGCGGCCTCGACGTCGGTGCTGGTCGCCGGGGCCGACAAGTACGGGGCCTTCGGCACCTTCAAGGTCGCCGCGCTCACCAGCTTCGCCTCGGTGATCACCGACGACCGCCTCTCCGAGTCCTCCGTGCGCGCGATCCGGGAGCTGGGCGTGGGCCTGGAGGTCGTCACACCCCAGCGGGAGGCCGACGAGGAGGCGGAGGCCCCCACCGCCTGA
- a CDS encoding sugar phosphate isomerase/epimerase family protein, whose product MPTTSVQLYSVRDELADGLESAVARLAEIGFAHVEPYAFHLDTEEYRRVFAATGVTAPSGHAPVIDAQAPEEIFDAAAELGVATVIDPLVPAERWQTADQVAGLAERVNRLAELAAERGLEFGYHNHAWELSTRIGDRHALEVFVEHLEPRVVLEVDTYWAGVGGADAAALLRAFGDRVRLIHVKDGTLDGDVTRQRPAGEGEVDVRAVLEAAPGAIRVVEFDAYAGDVFDGIARSLAWLGENDR is encoded by the coding sequence GTGCCGACAACATCCGTGCAGCTGTACTCGGTCCGTGACGAACTCGCCGACGGCCTGGAGAGCGCCGTGGCACGCCTGGCCGAGATCGGCTTCGCCCACGTGGAGCCGTACGCGTTCCACCTGGACACCGAGGAGTACCGGCGCGTGTTCGCCGCGACGGGCGTCACCGCGCCCTCCGGCCACGCCCCCGTGATCGACGCGCAGGCCCCCGAGGAGATCTTCGACGCGGCCGCCGAACTGGGCGTCGCCACGGTCATCGACCCGCTGGTCCCGGCCGAGCGGTGGCAGACCGCCGACCAGGTGGCCGGACTGGCCGAGCGCGTGAACCGGCTGGCGGAACTGGCCGCCGAGCGGGGTCTGGAGTTCGGCTACCACAACCACGCCTGGGAGCTGAGCACCCGCATCGGCGACAGGCACGCGCTGGAGGTGTTCGTGGAGCACCTGGAGCCGCGGGTCGTGCTGGAGGTGGACACCTACTGGGCGGGGGTCGGCGGCGCCGACGCCGCCGCGCTGCTGCGGGCCTTCGGCGACCGGGTTCGGCTGATCCACGTCAAGGACGGCACCCTGGACGGCGACGTGACACGGCAGCGGCCCGCGGGCGAGGGCGAGGTCGACGTCCGCGCGGTCCTGGAGGCCGCGCCGGGGGCGATCCGCGTGGTCGAGTTCGACGCCTACGCGGGCGACGTGTTCGACGGCATCGCGCGGTCGCTGGCCTGGCTCGGGGAGAACGACCGATGA
- a CDS encoding Gfo/Idh/MocA family protein, with amino-acid sequence MTRTGAAGVGVIGAGNISTQYLENLTRFPDVEVRFVADLDLARAAAQADAYGVPASGTVAELLAREDVEVVVNLTVPAVHTEVGHRILDAGKHVWSEKPIALDHDAAAALLARAGEAGLRVACAPDTVLGAGAQTALRAIARGDIGEPLTATTMFHVPGPESWHPDPDFLFAHGAGPLFDMGPYYVTALVHVFGAATRVQAVASTGRATRTIASGPRAGQVFEVQVPTHHAALVEFGPGRSAQSTFSFQHALPRAGMVEVNGTEGTIVLPDPNTFGGDTTLWRYDREEPVTIAPEGPVYGRGAGVVDLVRALRAGGTERASGAVASHVLDVLLGIRDAAAGGTPVEITSAVAPVAPLPQGWDPASPTL; translated from the coding sequence ATGACGCGCACCGGGGCCGCCGGGGTCGGCGTCATCGGCGCGGGCAACATCTCGACCCAGTACCTGGAGAACCTGACCCGGTTCCCCGACGTCGAGGTCCGCTTCGTCGCGGACCTGGACCTGGCGCGCGCCGCCGCGCAGGCCGACGCGTACGGCGTCCCGGCGTCCGGGACCGTGGCGGAGCTGCTGGCGCGCGAGGACGTCGAGGTAGTGGTCAACCTGACCGTCCCGGCCGTGCACACCGAGGTCGGGCACCGGATCCTCGACGCGGGCAAGCACGTGTGGAGCGAGAAGCCCATCGCCCTGGACCACGACGCGGCCGCCGCGCTGCTGGCCAGGGCCGGGGAGGCGGGGCTGCGGGTCGCCTGCGCGCCGGACACGGTGCTGGGGGCGGGGGCGCAGACCGCGCTGCGCGCGATCGCCCGCGGCGACATCGGGGAGCCGCTGACCGCGACCACGATGTTCCACGTGCCCGGGCCCGAGTCCTGGCACCCGGACCCGGACTTCCTCTTCGCCCACGGGGCGGGGCCCCTGTTCGACATGGGCCCGTACTACGTCACCGCGCTCGTGCACGTCTTCGGAGCCGCGACCCGGGTGCAGGCGGTGGCCTCCACCGGCCGCGCGACCCGCACGATCGCGAGCGGTCCCCGCGCGGGCCAGGTGTTCGAGGTGCAGGTGCCGACGCACCACGCCGCGCTGGTGGAGTTCGGCCCGGGCCGCTCCGCCCAGTCCACGTTCTCGTTCCAGCACGCGCTGCCCCGGGCGGGAATGGTGGAGGTCAACGGCACCGAGGGCACGATCGTCCTGCCCGATCCCAACACGTTCGGCGGGGACACCACCCTGTGGCGGTACGACCGGGAGGAGCCGGTCACCATCGCCCCCGAGGGGCCCGTGTACGGGCGCGGGGCCGGGGTCGTCGACCTGGTCCGCGCGCTACGCGCGGGCGGGACCGAACGCGCGTCGGGGGCCGTGGCCTCGCACGTACTCGACGTGCTGCTGGGCATCCGCGACGCCGCGGCCGGCGGAACGCCCGTGGAGATCACCTCCGCCGTGGCACCGGTGGCTCCGCTCCCGCAGGGGTGGGACCCGGCCAGCCCGACCCTCTAG
- a CDS encoding TetR/AcrR family transcriptional regulator yields the protein MNGGAGASGRTYRKAEKRRSQILSRAIEVFAEHGVGASLRAIGEAIGVSHAALRYYFASRDELLVEVYREHEATGCEPSDPGTVSAVAVMERSAERNRSIPGLVELYATLTTDALQEQRHPATREFVRARFRALRADLAERVRAGQRSGEIAADIDPDDAAALVIAASDGLQLQWLLDPREVDVYRSLQVLERLLPGGGEGGGTGGGASVQAT from the coding sequence GTGAACGGTGGTGCGGGTGCTTCCGGCCGGACGTACCGGAAGGCCGAGAAGCGGCGGTCACAGATCCTGTCGCGCGCGATCGAGGTGTTCGCCGAGCACGGAGTGGGCGCTTCGCTGCGGGCGATCGGCGAGGCCATCGGGGTGTCCCACGCGGCGCTGCGCTACTACTTCGCCTCCCGCGACGAGCTCCTGGTGGAGGTCTACCGCGAACACGAGGCGACGGGGTGCGAGCCCTCGGATCCGGGCACCGTCTCCGCGGTCGCGGTGATGGAGCGCAGCGCGGAGCGCAACCGCTCCATACCCGGCCTGGTCGAGCTGTACGCGACGCTGACGACGGACGCGTTGCAGGAGCAGCGGCACCCCGCGACGCGGGAGTTCGTCCGGGCCCGGTTCCGGGCACTGCGCGCCGACCTCGCCGAGCGCGTACGCGCCGGTCAGCGCTCCGGTGAGATCGCGGCCGACATCGACCCGGACGACGCGGCGGCCCTGGTGATCGCCGCGTCCGACGGGTTGCAGTTGCAGTGGCTGCTCGACCCGCGGGAGGTGGACGTCTACCGCTCGCTCCAGGTCCTGGAACGGCTGCTGCCCGGCGGGGGAGAGGGCGGCGGGACCGGTGGCGGGGCGTCGGTCCAGGCCACGTGA
- a CDS encoding alpha/beta fold hydrolase produces MTLITTDDGLGVEYTERGDSRGRPVVLLAGFKAPATSWRHQVPALTDAGYRVFAVDLPGHGAAGPLPPGMTMDRRGDCVHALLERLDLEGVVLVGGSMGANTVWAYTSGHGTGRLAGAVSVDQTPRMLNTADWPYGFYGYDESNADTYFADGIPATGHGTPLWRRGVRLVRTLRAMRGTDRGLTPAELELLGDHARRDWRDAVAGLDVSALFVAGAESELWPAEHAAAAAKPNPRVGAAVVREAGHAVNMERPGAFNAGLLRFLARVEGL; encoded by the coding sequence ATGACACTGATCACCACGGACGACGGGCTTGGCGTCGAGTACACCGAACGCGGTGACTCCCGGGGGCGCCCGGTCGTGCTCCTGGCCGGGTTCAAGGCCCCCGCGACCTCCTGGCGCCACCAGGTCCCCGCGCTCACGGACGCCGGGTACCGGGTGTTCGCCGTGGACCTGCCCGGCCACGGCGCCGCGGGGCCCCTGCCCCCGGGCATGACCATGGACCGGCGCGGCGACTGCGTCCACGCCCTCCTGGAGCGGCTGGACCTGGAGGGCGTCGTGCTCGTCGGCGGCTCCATGGGCGCCAACACCGTCTGGGCGTACACCTCCGGGCACGGCACCGGCCGCCTGGCGGGCGCGGTGTCGGTGGACCAGACGCCGAGGATGCTCAACACCGCGGACTGGCCGTACGGCTTCTACGGCTACGACGAGAGCAACGCCGACACCTACTTCGCCGACGGCATCCCCGCCACCGGGCACGGCACGCCCCTGTGGCGGCGCGGCGTGCGCCTGGTCAGGACGCTGCGCGCGATGCGCGGCACAGACCGTGGGCTCACCCCGGCGGAACTGGAGCTGCTGGGCGACCACGCCCGGCGCGACTGGCGCGACGCGGTCGCCGGGCTGGACGTGTCCGCCCTTTTCGTGGCCGGGGCCGAGAGCGAGCTGTGGCCCGCCGAGCACGCCGCGGCCGCCGCCAAGCCCAACCCGCGCGTCGGTGCGGCCGTGGTGCGCGAGGCCGGGCACGCCGTGAACATGGAGCGGCCGGGCGCCTTCAACGCGGGGCTGCTGCGCTTCCTCGCCCGCGTCGAGGGCCTCTGA
- the rpsR gene encoding 30S ribosomal protein S18, giving the protein MPSSAHRPGKRKPTRSFANPLGDMDYIDYKDTALLRKFISEKGKIRSRRVTRVTARQQRLIAAAVKNAREMALLPYPSNTPTHRS; this is encoded by the coding sequence ATGCCCTCTTCAGCACACCGTCCGGGCAAGCGCAAGCCCACGCGGAGTTTCGCCAATCCGCTGGGAGATATGGACTACATCGACTACAAGGACACCGCTCTCCTGCGCAAGTTCATCTCCGAGAAGGGGAAGATCCGCAGCCGCAGGGTCACGCGGGTGACCGCGCGCCAGCAGCGGCTGATCGCGGCGGCGGTCAAGAACGCGCGCGAGATGGCCCTGCTGCCCTACCCGTCCAACACTCCGACGCACAGGTCCTGA
- a CDS encoding class I SAM-dependent methyltransferase — translation MPEYDDPYARSGQYLDPMIAGWWEHHRAVLSEALASLPDGSGPVVDAGAGGGHGTRLIAAVLPTARVLAVEPSLLLRTVLLSRIADDPALRGRVTVDGDDLLSAHLPDRIGGMVMANLIGHFSPHERDRLWEDLAPRLAPGAFVLLNLAAPRQPERVERARMSEVRVGARSYVGWAAAEPSGPERVEWHMTYETHERDRVLARDEVRYTWWTLTEDALRAETAPHRLRVLPHGPAEAGLYRVLPED, via the coding sequence ATGCCTGAGTACGACGATCCCTACGCCCGCTCCGGGCAGTACCTGGACCCGATGATCGCCGGATGGTGGGAGCACCACCGGGCGGTCCTGTCCGAGGCGCTGGCCTCCCTGCCCGACGGCTCCGGCCCCGTCGTGGACGCCGGGGCGGGCGGCGGCCACGGAACCCGCCTCATCGCCGCGGTCCTGCCCACGGCCCGCGTCCTGGCCGTCGAGCCCTCCCTCCTGCTGCGGACGGTGCTGCTCTCCCGGATCGCCGACGACCCCGCCCTGCGCGGGAGGGTGACCGTGGACGGCGACGACCTGCTCTCGGCACACCTGCCCGACCGGATCGGCGGCATGGTGATGGCCAACCTCATCGGCCACTTCAGCCCCCACGAACGCGACCGCCTGTGGGAGGACCTGGCCCCGCGACTGGCCCCGGGAGCCTTCGTCCTGCTCAACCTCGCCGCCCCGCGGCAGCCCGAACGGGTGGAGCGGGCGCGGATGAGCGAGGTCCGCGTCGGCGCCCGCTCCTACGTCGGCTGGGCCGCCGCCGAGCCCAGCGGCCCCGAGCGGGTCGAGTGGCACATGACCTACGAGACCCACGAGCGGGACCGGGTCCTGGCCCGCGACGAGGTCCGCTACACCTGGTGGACCCTCACCGAGGACGCGCTGCGCGCCGAGACCGCGCCCCACCGCCTGCGGGTCCTGCCCCACGGCCCCGCCGAGGCCGGACTGTACAGAGTCCTCCCGGAGGACTGA
- a CDS encoding LacI family DNA-binding transcriptional regulator produces MSADPTPDSARTTLSEPVTISKIAEAAGVSVPTVSKVLNGRADVASETRARVEELIRRHGYRRRRGPGGGRSSMVDLVFHELDSAWAVEVIRGVESVARSEGLSVVLTESGGAQTPRDDWVDAVLARQSTAVILVFSDLAPEQRTRLTARGIPFVVVDPAGDPGPDMPSVGSANWNGGLVATRHLIELGHRRIGVIGGPRHVLCSKARIDGYASALDSAGLTADPALVRYGDFHVESGRDRGRELLRLDDPPTAVFAGNDLQAMGLYEAARELGVRIPEDLSVVGYDDLPVARWMGPPLTTVRQPLTEMAEEATRMALTLARGGTPANLRLDLATDLVVRRSSAPPPAS; encoded by the coding sequence GTGAGTGCAGACCCGACCCCCGACTCCGCCCGGACCACCCTTTCGGAGCCGGTCACCATCTCGAAAATTGCGGAAGCCGCAGGCGTATCGGTGCCGACGGTCTCGAAGGTGCTGAACGGACGCGCCGACGTGGCCAGCGAGACCCGTGCACGCGTGGAGGAGCTGATCCGCCGCCACGGCTACCGGCGACGCCGGGGCCCGGGCGGAGGCCGTTCCTCCATGGTCGACCTGGTCTTCCACGAACTCGACAGCGCCTGGGCGGTCGAGGTCATCCGGGGCGTGGAGAGCGTGGCGCGCTCGGAGGGCCTCAGTGTCGTGCTGACCGAGTCCGGGGGCGCCCAGACCCCCCGCGACGACTGGGTCGACGCCGTGCTCGCCCGCCAGTCCACCGCCGTGATCCTGGTCTTCTCCGACCTGGCGCCCGAACAGCGCACGCGCCTGACCGCGCGCGGCATCCCCTTCGTCGTGGTGGACCCGGCGGGGGACCCGGGCCCGGACATGCCCTCGGTGGGCTCGGCCAACTGGAACGGCGGCCTGGTCGCCACCCGCCACCTCATCGAGCTCGGCCACCGGCGCATCGGCGTCATCGGCGGGCCCCGGCACGTGCTGTGCAGCAAGGCCCGCATCGACGGCTACGCCTCCGCGCTGGACTCGGCCGGACTGACGGCCGACCCCGCGCTCGTGCGCTACGGCGACTTCCACGTCGAGAGCGGGCGCGACCGGGGCCGGGAGCTGCTCCGGCTGGACGACCCGCCCACGGCCGTCTTCGCGGGCAACGACCTCCAGGCCATGGGCCTGTACGAGGCCGCCCGCGAGCTGGGCGTGCGCATCCCCGAGGACCTGAGCGTGGTCGGCTACGACGACCTGCCGGTGGCCCGCTGGATGGGGCCGCCGCTGACCACCGTGCGCCAGCCGCTCACCGAGATGGCCGAGGAGGCGACCCGGATGGCGCTCACCCTGGCGCGCGGCGGCACCCCCGCCAACCTGCGCCTGGACCTGGCCACCGACCTGGTGGTCAGACGCAGCAGCGCCCCGCCGCCCGCCTCCTGA
- a CDS encoding ABC transporter substrate-binding protein: MRTPRLGSAAGASALCLLAVTACSGGGGGDDRMHVWMYQDTLVVVQEGAVERFNGASETEAVIDEVPGDSYEERLRTAMGSSEKPDVFFNWGGGSIEPYVEQDMLVPLDDMLAENPEFADSFIPSILEAGKVDGVQYGIPLRGTQPVILFYNETVFEEAGAEPPETWQDILDLVDTFTEEGVTPFALAGADPWTEQMWLQYLVDRIGGPEVFARIVEGDSEGWRDPAVLEAARMVQELVDQGAFGNSYASVSYTEGAASALLSEGRAAMHLMGSWEYSTILDQNEEFATNDLGYVAFPPIEGGEGDPANVVGNPTNYFSVSAETEYTDQAMEFLTYMSQEEYVADMVANGEVPTTTNAEEVVADSPSPDFATFQYEMVRDAPHFQLSWDQALPPEVATPMVTEIESLFNGESTPEQFVDALAAL; this comes from the coding sequence ATGAGAACCCCCCGCCTGGGCTCCGCCGCCGGAGCGTCGGCGCTCTGCCTGCTCGCCGTCACCGCCTGTTCCGGTGGCGGCGGCGGAGACGACCGCATGCACGTGTGGATGTACCAGGACACCCTGGTCGTGGTGCAGGAGGGCGCCGTCGAGAGGTTCAACGGGGCCTCCGAGACCGAGGCGGTCATCGACGAGGTCCCCGGGGACAGCTACGAGGAGCGCCTGCGCACGGCGATGGGCTCCAGCGAGAAGCCCGACGTGTTCTTCAACTGGGGCGGCGGCAGCATCGAGCCCTACGTCGAGCAGGACATGCTCGTCCCCCTGGACGACATGCTCGCCGAGAACCCCGAGTTCGCCGACTCCTTCATCCCCTCCATCCTGGAGGCGGGCAAGGTCGACGGCGTGCAGTACGGCATCCCCCTGCGCGGCACCCAGCCGGTCATCCTCTTCTACAACGAGACGGTGTTCGAGGAGGCCGGAGCGGAGCCCCCCGAGACCTGGCAGGACATCCTGGACCTGGTCGACACCTTCACCGAGGAGGGCGTCACCCCCTTCGCCCTGGCCGGGGCCGACCCCTGGACCGAACAGATGTGGCTCCAGTACCTCGTGGACCGCATCGGCGGACCGGAGGTGTTCGCGCGCATCGTGGAGGGCGACTCCGAGGGCTGGCGCGACCCCGCCGTGCTGGAGGCCGCCCGGATGGTCCAGGAGCTGGTGGACCAGGGCGCGTTCGGCAACTCCTACGCCTCGGTCAGCTACACCGAGGGCGCGGCCTCGGCGCTGCTGTCCGAGGGTCGGGCCGCCATGCACCTGATGGGCTCGTGGGAGTACTCCACCATCCTGGACCAGAACGAGGAGTTCGCGACGAACGACCTCGGGTACGTGGCGTTCCCGCCGATCGAGGGCGGCGAGGGCGACCCCGCCAACGTGGTCGGCAACCCGACCAACTACTTCTCGGTCTCCGCCGAGACCGAGTACACGGACCAGGCCATGGAGTTCCTGACGTACATGTCCCAGGAGGAGTACGTCGCCGACATGGTGGCGAACGGCGAGGTGCCCACCACCACCAACGCCGAGGAGGTCGTCGCCGACAGCCCCAGTCCGGACTTCGCCACCTTCCAGTACGAGATGGTGCGCGACGCGCCGCACTTCCAGCTCTCGTGGGACCAGGCGCTGCCGCCGGAGGTGGCCACGCCGATGGTCACCGAGATCGAGTCGCTGTTCAACGGTGAGAGCACGCCCGAGCAGTTCGTCGACGCGCTGGCGGCCCTGTGA